The Methanospirillum lacunae genome segment CCTGATAACACTCAGCCGGGTGGATCAATTGGCTGGTGGACTGGATGGCGTATTGCTGACACGGGACAAGAGTCTGATTACAGGTATGGACTTGGCACTTACTCGGTCGTAGCCCTCTGTAACGTAAATAACATGTTCAAGAATCACCAGGTATCGACGTTTACCTGGCAGGAGAACACTCTTACACTTCAGGCCCGGCCACTGAGTATAACCAGCACCAGCCCGTCTGGTCGCGATAAATCTTTCACCGCAACAATAACCGGCCTCCCCAACACTGCGTATCAGATCTTCATCTATGACCAGTGCCCAACCAAACTGACCGGCAAGATCTGTGATCGGCCCCCATTTATTTCCGGAGATCGGACACAGCTTGCTACAAGCGGTATTGTTCTAGATCCTGATGGTGGAGCATATACAACCGGCCTTAAGTACGTGGTTGACTGTTGCACTCAAAATACCACAATCAGACAATTAGTCCCCTCTGGAGATGCCTTCCCATCAAAGGGTAATGCAGTTCTTGAATCAGGGACCCGGTATTATGCAAATGTTACGACTGGCCCACAGGGAACTGCAACTGTTCCATTCTGGGTAGACACAACAGTAAACGCTAGCACCTATACCATTCAGGTTCAGGATATCAACTATCAGCAGAAGGCTGATACCACTGTGACTGTCTCCAAAGGAGCAATCAGTGCATCAGCAATGACTGTCAATGGATCTGTCTCAAGTTCCTTCTTTGTAGGAGATGAGATCCGGATAGAAGGAACCAACACAGACAGTAACATGACGTATATCTGGCTTACTGGTCCTGGTCTGGATCCCTGTGGAGTTAACCTCTATGATCCGACATCCTTCAATCCAGTAAGCGCTGTGGTGTTTGACTCCAAGAATGGACAGACAAATTATTGGCGTATCGATCCTAACTGGGTTACCAACAATACACCACTCGGACCGGGAGAATATACAATCTGGGTCGCAAGTGTAAATGCAGATGGACGGTTCTGCACCTGTAATGGTAACTCTTCAGGCTCCTGCTCTATTGGTGGATGCCTTGGAGTGGCCTGTGAGCGTGGAGTCTGTGAACTGCAGAAATGTCCGGAATGTGGTGTCATCACATCCATCCCAATCACCCTGGTCAAACCAGATCTGACCGCAGAAGTGAACGATGTAACCCGCTGCTGCTGCCCGGGTTATCCATGTGGAACCCTTGGTGGCACTGAAGAGATCTTACTGAAAGGGCAGTCTGGTGGAAACAGCTGCAAGCAACTTCAGGTATGGCTCTTTGGGCAGAGCCAGTTTGGCACCAAGAATTACCTGCTTGCCACCACTCCACTCTACTGTGATTCAACATATTCCTTTGAACTGAATAAGGGACTGTTACAGGCGAATGGTATTGATCTCTGTCAACTGACACCTGGAACCTACGATCTGGTAGTTCAGGCTCCTGGAAACAATGGCATGTTCAATATCAGACTCGGCAATACCGAAACAAACGGTGATCGGTATGTGCTTACAACTATGCCTACACCAGACAGCAGAGCCTTCCAGATTGAAGGAAAGAATGCTCTCTATGGACGTGTTGCCCTTAAGTCACTCCTTGACACCCTGAATCAGCCTGGTGTTGACGATATCTACGTCCACACCCAGTTCAATCTGTCAGAAAAGAAGTGTGAAGGGAATTATGATTTCTCTGCTGATCGGACCGAAGGGAACTCCCCACTTACCGTTCAGTTCAATGATACATCCTACAAGCCAGGAGTTGCCTGGGCATGGTCAAGCAACGGTGTTCTCTTCTCTAACGAGCAGAAACCGAAGTATGTCTTTACCACTCCTGGAAAATACACCATTAAGTTTGATGTTACTGATGATACAGGGGCTGTCAAATCAGTAGTGAAAGAGAGTTACATAAATGTTCTCTCATCTCCAAGTGCTGATTTCGTATACTACCCACAGTCTCCTGCAATTAACCAGGTAGTAAACTTCACAGATCAGTCAACTGGCAGCCCAACATCCTGGATGTGGAATTTTGGTGATGGAAGCACATCTTCACTCCAGTCTCCTGGTCATGCATATGCTTCAGCTGGAGTGTACAATGTATCGCTTGAGATCAGTACCCCATTCGGAATTGGAACACCTGTCACAAAGCAGATAACAGTAGTTCATGACAAGCCTGCTGCCGACTTTGTCGGGACTCCGACGGAATCTTCGTACTATCCCGCAAGTGTGACCTTCACAGATCTTTCCACCGGTGTTGTAACTGCCTGGAACTGGCAGTTTATCACAGAAGGAAAAGTAGTTGCAACATCTACTGAAAAGAATCCGAAGATTACCTTCAACAATCCTGGTGTATACACAGTAACACTTACCATCACGAATAATGGTGGAACCAGCACTGTTACAAAGAAGGATTACATTACCATCGGAACAGGCAGTTACATCTATCTCAAGCCAGGTTACAACCACGTGTCAGTTCCACGTGAGGTTACCAGCAGTTACAACACCTTAAGTAAGCTCTTTGCAGGTGTTGACAATGCAAGTGTGCCATATGCAATCTATGGTGCAGACAACGGCATGACCAACTGGACCAATGTGAGTGGTGATTACGAAGTAATTCCACAGGTTGCATATCGTGTCTACTCAACAGCGAATGTGACAATTCAGCCTGCTTACATTGCGAACAAGACCTACTCACGTAATCTTTCTGAAGGGTGGGAAGGCATTGGTATCATGGCAATGCAGCCAACTCCAGCCAATGTAGCACTTTCCAGCATAGGAGAGAAGTGGGACAAGGTACTGGCCTTTAACCCGACAACCCAGCGTTGGGAATACCCGATTATCAGGGGTGTCGATGATGACAAGACCATGGATCCGACTGTCGGATATCTTATCCAGATGAATTCGGATGCCGTGCTTACTGGTGAGGCATAAGATGACATCCATACTCAGACGAATTATGATCTGTGCCCTCCTCCTCCTGGTTATCGGGGGGGGAATGGCAGTATCTGCAGAGGAGATAAAGCAGGTACTCCCTGAGTTCCTTACCGGAACTGTATATGTCGGGACTGCTACAGCATCTCCAGGTCTTGTTGTTTCTGCAGATATCAAAGGAGTAGATGCTGGAACAGCGACAGTTATGTCGAAGGGAATTTATGGTAATGATACCATCCCGATGATGGTCCAGTCTGGTGCCAACGAGTCTCTTCGTGGATCAACTGTTACCTTCTGGCTCAATGGAGTTCAGGCAGAAGAGACTACCACCTATGAACCAGGTATCACTCTTCCGCTTGATTTACATTTTCCAAATGCAGCCCTTAATGCGTTAAACGTTATTCCTCAGGGTGGGGATGTATTCCTTGGAGAAGAAGGCCTTGATGTTTCACTCTTCTTAAATGATGGGGATACTATTGC includes the following:
- a CDS encoding PKD domain-containing protein, giving the protein MREKLLIAMLLAGCLLMALVPGVSAQTFNNIDQNVVIKEVLQGHTIFFGEEHVDVSDCMNYNGTVFPYAVALNVVRNVTDAIKIENPKDFTLPTDKPENDWYLSPDGVVPFYAADGSAVKAFTSQEPSLKFHIWNADTDMKVENVTYRGNVARFKYDVETNLDDITTRLDYPNVGYYINMSVIAPDGEQLLQLMTLDTRSGISKYLPLTGLNVNPSAGWIWPDNTQPGGSIGWWTGWRIADTGQESDYRYGLGTYSVVALCNVNNMFKNHQVSTFTWQENTLTLQARPLSITSTSPSGRDKSFTATITGLPNTAYQIFIYDQCPTKLTGKICDRPPFISGDRTQLATSGIVLDPDGGAYTTGLKYVVDCCTQNTTIRQLVPSGDAFPSKGNAVLESGTRYYANVTTGPQGTATVPFWVDTTVNASTYTIQVQDINYQQKADTTVTVSKGAISASAMTVNGSVSSSFFVGDEIRIEGTNTDSNMTYIWLTGPGLDPCGVNLYDPTSFNPVSAVVFDSKNGQTNYWRIDPNWVTNNTPLGPGEYTIWVASVNADGRFCTCNGNSSGSCSIGGCLGVACERGVCELQKCPECGVITSIPITLVKPDLTAEVNDVTRCCCPGYPCGTLGGTEEILLKGQSGGNSCKQLQVWLFGQSQFGTKNYLLATTPLYCDSTYSFELNKGLLQANGIDLCQLTPGTYDLVVQAPGNNGMFNIRLGNTETNGDRYVLTTMPTPDSRAFQIEGKNALYGRVALKSLLDTLNQPGVDDIYVHTQFNLSEKKCEGNYDFSADRTEGNSPLTVQFNDTSYKPGVAWAWSSNGVLFSNEQKPKYVFTTPGKYTIKFDVTDDTGAVKSVVKESYINVLSSPSADFVYYPQSPAINQVVNFTDQSTGSPTSWMWNFGDGSTSSLQSPGHAYASAGVYNVSLEISTPFGIGTPVTKQITVVHDKPAADFVGTPTESSYYPASVTFTDLSTGVVTAWNWQFITEGKVVATSTEKNPKITFNNPGVYTVTLTITNNGGTSTVTKKDYITIGTGSYIYLKPGYNHVSVPREVTSSYNTLSKLFAGVDNASVPYAIYGADNGMTNWTNVSGDYEVIPQVAYRVYSTANVTIQPAYIANKTYSRNLSEGWEGIGIMAMQPTPANVALSSIGEKWDKVLAFNPTTQRWEYPIIRGVDDDKTMDPTVGYLIQMNSDAVLTGEA